The DNA region GACCCCGTTCGGACCGAGGGTGCGGCTGACCCGGCTCAGGCTGGCGTAGAGGTCGTCGACCTCCAGCGGCGCGGCCGTCCGGTCCTTCGGGATCACCGTGCCCGCGGCCATCTCCTCACCGCCGGTGAAGGCGGGGGTGAGCTGCACGTAGCGGTCGGAGACCAGCGACGGCGCCACGATGACGGCCTTGGCGTCGGCGGGGACCTTGACCGTGCGGTCGACGACCATGGTCACCTCGACCAGGTCGCCCTTGGGCGTCACCGTGTCGATCGTGCCGACCTTGACCCCGAGCACCCGCACGTCGTTGTGCTCGTAGAGGCCGACGACGTTGGGGAACATCGCGGTGTAGCGCTTCTCGTTGGCTTCCTTGAGCAGCCACCACAGCGCCGCGGCGACGAACAGCCCCAGCACACACACGATGGCGACGGTGCGCGCGAGATCCTTCCCGCCTTTGGTAGCAATGTTCATGATGGGTTCCCCAGACATCCCTGCTGGTTCAGCGGACCGAACGCGGGTGGCAGCAAGCCGCAGATGTAGTTGTCGAACCAGCGGCCCGAGCCGATCGCGTTGTTGAACTGGCGCGCGAACGGGGCGAACTTCTTGATGCCCTCGGCCAGCGAGGTCTGGTTGCGCTGCAGCATGGCGGTCAGCTGGTCCAGGCTCTGCAACACCGGGCCGAGCTGGCCGTTGTTGTCGGCGACCAGGCCCTGTAGTTCCGTGGCCAGGGTCTGGGTGCCGGTCAGCAGCGCGTCGATCGCCTTCTTGCGGTTGTTGATCTCGCCAAGCAGCAGGTTGCCGTCGGTGAGCAGCTTGACCACCTCGGCGTCGCGGTCGGCGAGGGTCTGGCTGATCTGCTTGGTGTTGTTCAGCAGGGTGGCCAGTTCCTGGTCACGCGAGGAGATGGTGTGCGACAGCGACTGCAGGCCGGTGAGCGCGCCCTTCACCTCGTCCGGGGTGTCGGCGAAGGTCTCGGCGATCACCTCGAAGCTCTTGGCGAGCTGGACGGTGTCGACCTCGTTGACCGTCTCGGCCAGGCCGCGGAAGGCCTCTAGGACGTCATAAGGGGCCATGGTCCGCTCGCGCGGGATGCGGGTGCCCGGGTCGAGCACCTCGGTGCCGTCTGGTTCCAGGGAGAGGAACTTCTGGCCGAGCAGCGTCTTGATCTTGATCTCGGCTCGGGAGCGGTCGCCCACCCACGCGTCCTTGACCTTGAACCGGACGACCACCTTGTCCCCGTCGAGGTCGACGTCGGAGACCTTGCCGACCTTGATGCCCGCGACACGTACCTCGTCGTCGGGCTGGATGCCCGCGGCCTCGGTGAACTCGGCGCTGTAGGTCGTGCCGCCGCCGATGACCGGCAGCTCGTCGGAGTTCACCGCGGCGACCATGAGCAGGCCGATGGTGACCAGGCTGACGATGCCGATCGGGATCGGGTTGCGGGACCGGAACGGCTTCACGACAGACACCTCGCCTGGTTCGCTGGCAAGATCGGGATGTTGATCGGTGTGCTGATCAGACCCGGGATGCCGATGTCACCGGTGGCCTCGCAGAGGAAGAAGTTGAACCAGGAGCCGTAGCTGACCGTGCGAGTCAGCGTGCTGAGCTTGGTCGGCATGAACTGGATGAAGTGCTCGACGGTCTTCTCGTTGGCGTTGAGGTTGCTGGTGAGGTGGCCGAGCGCGGCGATGTCCTGCTTGAGCGGCTCACGGGCCTGCTGGAGCAGCCCCGAGGTGCTGGTGGCCAGCCCGCCGAGCGCGTCGATGGCGTCACCGATCGGCTTGCGGTCCTCGGCCAGGCCGCTGACCAGCTGCTGAACCTGCACGATCAGCTGCGAGAGCTGCTCGCCGCGGGAGTTGACCGCGCCGAGGACCCCGTTGAGGTTGGTGATCACCTCGCCGATCACCGCGTCCTTGTCGGCGATGGCTGTGGTCAGCGACGCGGTGTGGGCCAGCAGGTTCTCCACCGTGCCGCCCTCCCCCTGCAGGACCGTGATCAGCTCGTACGACAGCTTGTTGACGTCGTCGGGCGACAGCGCGCGGAACAGCGGCTTGAAGCCGTTGAACAGTTCGGTCAGGTCCAGCGCGGGCCGGGTGCGCTCCAGCGGGATGTTGTCGCCCGGCTTGAGCACGGCGTTGGGGTCGAAGCCCGCGCCCTGGGTCAGCGAGATGTAGCGCTGGCCGACCAGGTTGCGGAACTTGATCGTGGCCGTGACCGACGCGGGCAGCTTGCGGCCGGACGCGACGGAGAACTTGACCTGCGCCTGCTTGCGGTCGGCGACCGAGACCTCCTCGACCTGGCCGACCCGCACACCCGCGATGCGCACGTCGTCGCCGGGCAGCAGCAGCGTCGCGTCGGTGAACCGGGCCGTGTAGGACTCGGTCGAGCTGAGGTTGGTGTTGGCGATGCTGATCGCCAGCACGCCGGTCGCGGCGATCGTGATCGCCATGAACAGGGCCAGTTTGATCAGCGGGGCGGCGAGACCTCTCATTGGAAGCTCACCTCCGCGCCGCGGAAGGCCGGGCCGAGCAGCAGCGTGCTCCACGACGGCACCTGGTCCGGGCTCAAGCCCATGCCCGGGGCGATCAGCTGGGACACGAAGGCGATCTCCTGCGGCGAGTTGGGCAGTCCGAGCCCGTCGGCGCCCGCGCCGTTGGGGGTCGTGTACTGCGCGGTGTTCGATCCGGGCAGCAGACCGTCCTGCGCTGGGCGGGCCGCGGGCGGCATCGACGCGCCGTCCTTGAGCGGGCCGTCCGGCGGGGTCTGCGGGAACGGCTGCGGGAACTGGGCGAAGTCGTAGCAGCGCGGTCCGCGGTCCTCTTCGTAGCGCGGCTCGTCCTTGCCCGGCTTGTACGGGCCGCGGTTGACCGTGACCTCGATGGTGGCGTGCAGGCCGGGCTTGTTGGTGCCGATGCCCAGCGCCTGGTTGACCACCTGCACGCCCTCGGTCATCAGCTTGAGCAGGCACGGGTACTCCGGGGAGTACCTGGCCAGCGTCTCCAGCGTCGGACGGGCGGAGTCGGCGAGTTGGATCAGGTTGGCGCTGTTGGCGCGCAGGAACGACTCCAGGTCGCGGGCCGCGGTGGTGGTCGAGGCGAACAGCAGGTCGAGGTTGGCGCGCTGCTCGGCGACGGTCTTGGAGGTGACCGTCAGGTCGGTGAGCGCGGCGACGAGGTCCGGGGTGACGTCGCCGTAGGTCTCGCTGACCGTGGCCAGGCTGCGCAGGTCCTCGCGCAGCTGAGGCAGGTGCGGGTTGATGTCGCCGACGAGTTCGCCGAGGTCGGCCAGGGTGGTGCCCAGGTCCTTGCCGCGGCCCTGCAGCGCGGTCGAGATCGCGGTGAGCGTGCTCGACAGCTTCTGCGGCTGCACCGCCTGCAGCACCGGCAGCAGGCTCTCGAAGGCCTGCTCCAGTTCCACGGCCTTGATCGTTTTGTCCTGCTTGATGTTGTCGCCTGCACTCAGCGAGTCGGCGGCGGCCTGCTCGGGGATCTGCAGCGACACATAGCGCTCGCCGAACAGCGTCTTGGGCAGGAACCGAGCCGCGACGTTGCTGGGGATCACGTCGATCTTCTCGGGATCGATGGCGAGATCCAGCACGGCGCCGTCGGCCGTCGGGGTGATCTTGCGGACCTCGCCGACGACCAGGCCGCGGACCTTGACGTCGGAGTGCACCGCGAGCTGGTTGCCGACCTTGTCGGTGGTCAGGGTGACCTTGGCGACCGGGGTGAACGCCTTGTTGTACATCGCGATACTCAGGGCGACCAGGCCGATGATCACCGCGATGAACGCCAGGCCCAGGAGCCTGCGCCGGATCGTCTTGCCGAGGCTTCGCGTGCTCATCCCGCGATCCTCACTGTCGTGGTGGTGCCCCAGATCGCGAAGCCGATGAAGAAGTTCACCAGCGCGACGGTCACGATCGTGGTCCGCACCGCGCGGCCGACGGCGATACCCACGCCCGCGGGGCCGCCGCTGGCGTTGTAGCCGTAGTAGCAGTGGGTCAGGATGATGATGATCGCGAAGATCAGCACCTTGCCGAAGGACCAGAACACGTCCTCAGGTGGCAAGAAGAGATTGAAGTAGTGGTCGTAGGTGCCCGCCGATTGGCCATAGAAATAGACCGTGATCGTTCTGGACGCCAAATACGACGACAGCAAACCGATGATGTAGAGCGGGATGACCGCGATGAAGCCCGCGATGATCCGGGTGGTCACCAGGAACGGCAGGCTGGGCACGGCCATGACCTCGAGCGCGTCGATCTCCTCGGAGATCCGCATGGCGCCGAGCTGCGCGGTGAAGCCGGAGCCGACCGTCGCCGACAGCGCCAAGCCCGCCACCAGCGGCGCGACCTCGCGGGTGTTGATGTAGGCCGACGCGAAACCGGAGAAGGCCGCGGTGCCGATCTGGTCGAGGGCGGCGTAGCCCTGCAGGCCGACGACGATGCCGGTGAACACGGTCAGGCCGACCATGACCCCGACGGTGCCGCCGATGACCGCGAGCGCGCCGCTGCCGAAGCTGACCTCGGCCAGCAGCCGCATGGTCTCGCGCATGTAGCGGCGCAGCGCGCGCGGGATCCACGCCAGCGCGCGGATGTAGAACGAGAGCTGGTCGCCGAGGTTGTCGAGCGTCTGGAGTGGACGGTCGACGACCTTCTTGGCGGTGTCGGTCACGGAGGCCATGATCAGCTCCCCTTAGCCGGGACGACCGTGAGGTAGACCGCGGTCAGCACGAAGTTGACGAAGAACAGCAGCAGGAAGGTGATGACGACGGACTGGTTCACCGCGTCGCCGACGCCCTTCGGGCCGCCCTTCGGGTTGAGGCCGCGGTAGGCGGCCACGACACCGGCGATGAACCCGAAGATCAGCGCCTTGAGCTCGGAGATCCACAGGTCGGGCAGCTGCGCCAGGGCCGAGAAGCTGGCCAGGTAGGCGCCGGGCGTGCCGCCCTGCAGTACGACGTTGAAGAAGTAGCCACCCATCACGCCGACGACGCTGACCAGGCCGTTGAGCAGCACCGCGACGAGCATCATCGCGAGCACGCGGGGCACGATCAGCCGCTGTACCGGGGAGACGCCGAGCACCTCCATGGCGTCGATCTCCTCGCGGATGGTCCGCGAGCCGATGTCGGCGCAGATCGCCGACCCGCCCGCGCCCGCCACCAGCAGCGCGGTCACCAGCGGCGCAGCCTGCTGGATGATCGCCAGCACGCTGGCCGCGCCGGTGAACGACTGCGCGCCGAGTTGCACGATCAGCGTGCCCAGTTGCAGCGCCACGATCGCGCCGAACGGGATGGCGACCAGCGCGGTCGGCAGGATCGTGACGCTGGCGATGAACCAGCATTGCTGGATGAACTCACGGGCCTGGAACGGCCGCCGGAAGACGTTGACCACTACGTCGAGACCGAGCGCGAACAGGCGCCCGGTCTCCCGAAGTGCCCCGGCTCCGGGGAAGTTGGCGGTCGCGGTGGTCACTTTCCACCGCCGGGCGGCTGCGGCCATGACGACTCGGGCAGCCGAGCCACCTGGGTGTCGGAGAGGTCGCCGTGGAAGCTCTGCGGCGGGTCGCCCACCGGACGCGGCGCCTGCCGGGGAACCGGCTGCGGCCGGTGCGCGTTGACCGACTGCGGGGCGGGCTTCAGGTGCGAGTGCACGTTGTAGCGGGCGCGCTCCTCGTCGGTCAGCGACTGGATGATGCCTTCCTGCGCCGCCGGCGGCAGCGTGTGCAGGATGCGCATGACGCGGTCCTTGCGTCGGCGAACGCCCTGGCGGACCGGCATGCCCGGGGTCGGCTCGATCTGCGGGACGACACCACGCAGGTCCTCATCCGACGACCCGTCAGAGTGCCCGGCGTCGGCGTGCGCCTGCTCGCGGGCCATCTGGGCGGCGTCCTTCTCCTCGGACATGCCGATCGGCCCGAGCCGACGACCGTTGAGGAACTGCTCCACCACGGGCTCGTCACTGGTCAGCAACACCTCGCGCGGACCGAACATGACCAATTCCTTGCGGAACAACATGCCCAGGTTGTCCGGCACCGTGCGCGCCAGGTTGATGTTGTGCGTGACGATGAGAATGGTGGCGTCGATCTGCGCGTTCAGATCGATAAGCAACTGCGACAGATACGCCGTGCGGACCGGGTCCAGACCCGAGTCCGGCTCGTCACACAGAATGATCTCCGGGTCAAGAACCAACGCCCGCGCCAGACCCGCACGCTTGCGCATACCGCCGGAGATCTCACCGGGAAGCTTCTTCTCGGCGCCTTGCAGACCGGTCAACTCAAGCTTGTCCAGCACGATCCGCTTGATCTCGGCCTCGGACTTCTTCGTGTGCTCACGCAACGGGAACGCCACGTTGTCGAAGAGGTTCATCGACCCGAACAGCGCGCCGTCCTGGAAGAGGACGCCGAAGAGTTTGCGCGTCTCGTAGAGCTTGGCTTCGCTGCATGTGACGATGTCGACGCCGTTGATGACGCACTTGCCGCGGTCGGGCTTGAGCAGGCCGATCATCGACTTGAGGAAGACGGACTTGCCAGTACCCGACGGGCCGAGCATCACCGACACCTCACCTGGGGGCAAGGTCAAAGTGACATCCCGCCAGATGGCCTGCTTACCGAAGGACTTGGTCAGACCCTCGATGACCACCTCGGCGCCCATCGAACCTCCCGGAACTCAGCTCCACCGACCGCTCCGCCTGCGTGAACGGTGTCTTCCATGCAACGACGGCGGACCCTCCGGGTTACTGGAGAAGTTACCGACGAGTTGGGAACGTACCTGGATGGGCCTTGCCGCACGAATCCGGGTATGACCTAGCGCACAGTTAGTAGTCCTGACCTGCGGGTCACGGCGTGCGCGACCCGCTTTGCCGGGTCACAATGCGGCAGTGAGTAGCGACGAACGTACCGAACGTCAACGGGACCTGCGGCGGCGACTGCGTGCCGCGGGCAAACTTTTCACGCCACCGCGGCCGGACAATCCCCTGCCCCGTGACGTGGTGATCGAGTTGGGCCGCGGCTTCGGAACCGCCGTGAGCGAAGCGCTCGAGGCTGACCGAACGCTCGGTGGTGAGCGACGGGATTAGGCGGCTTGGCGGATTAGGCGGCTCCGCGGATTAGGCGGCTGGGCGGCTTGGGCGGTGGCGCCTGTTTGGGTGGTTCGCCTTGATTTGGGGCCCCTCGAATGGGCCTGCGCGGGTCAAAAAGGTGGGCCAAGTGAAGCCCACCCGCGCCCAAAGTTTAGGCCCATTCACCCCAAATCAAGGCGAACCACCCAAACAGGCCGTTCTGCCGGGCCCGTTGCGATTGGCGTGTGCGTGGGTGCGCGGGGTGCGTGGGTGCGCGGGGCGCCGCGCCAAAGCCGAACGGGGTCCCCGCGCGTTGCGCGGGGACCCCGTCGGAAGAGGTGAAGCGTCAGATCACTTGACGGAGATCTTGGCGCCAGCGGCCTCGAGCTTCTCCTTGGCGGCCTCGGCGGCCTCCTTGTTGACCTTCTCCAGGATCGCCTTCGGAGCGGCCTCGACCAGCTCCTTGGCCTCCTTCAGGCCCAGGCCCGAGACGACCTCGCGGACGACCTTGATGACCTGGATCTTCTTCTCGCCAGCCGACTCGAGGACGACGTCGAACTCGTCCTGCTCCTCAGCGGCCTCAGCCGGAGCAGCGGCGCCACCGGCGACGGCGACGGCGACGGGGGCGGCGGCGGTGACCTCGAAGGTCTCCTCGAACTGCTTCACGAACGCGGACAGCTCGAGCAGCGTCATTTCCTTGAACGCGTCGAGCAGCTCGTCGGTGCTGAGCTTCGCCATGGTGGCGGTTCCTTTCACTAACACACCCGGTCTAGCGGGCGCGGTGTATTTCCGGGTGGTTTCGTTCAGCTCTCGGCTGCGACAGCGTCCTCAGCGGGAGCCTCGGCGGCGGGGGCGGAGCCCTCGGCGGCCTTCTTCTCCTGCAGGGCAGCGGCCAGGCGGGCGATCTGCGAAGCCGGGGCCTGGAACAGACCGGCGGCCTTGCTGAGGTTGCCCTTCATCGCGCCCGCCAGCTTGGCGAGCAGCACCTCACGGGAGTCGAGGTCCGCGATCTTCGCGACCTCTTCCACCGTGAGCGGGCGGCCATCCATGTAGCCGCCCTTGATGACCAGACCCTTGTTGTCCTTCGCGAAGTCGCGCAGGACCTTCGCCGCGTCCACCGGTTCGCCTTCGACGAAGGCGATCGCGGTCGGACCGAGGAAAAGGCTCTCCAGTCCTTGGACACCCGCGTCGGCGGCGGCCCGCTGGACGAGGGTGTTCTTCGCGACGCGATAGGTCGTGCCAGTGCCGAGAGCGCGACGCAGCGTGGTCAGCTGCGACACGGTGAGGCCCGTGTACTCGGTGACGACGGCAGCCGAGCTGTTGCGGAACTTGTCCGCGATCTCGGCGACTGCGTTCACCTTCTCAGGCTTCGCCATGGTCGCCTCCTCTCGTGTGGGTGTCGCCGGTATCGCACCCCAGAGACGACAAACGCCCCGGCGCAGTGGCACGGGGCGTGAACAAGCGCATGGCGCTTGGCAACTTCCTCGTCCTCCTGCGCGGGCCGCCCACGTCCGGGGCACTTCGTCTTCGTCCACCCGGGGGTGTCGGAAGAAACCAGCGGTCTTCGGTAGAACCGTTCGCAAGAGTACGTGGTGCGCGGCGCGGTCTCCAAATCGGGTCCACGGCATGATGAACACGTGGCCGACAACGACGAGCCCAAGGGCCTTCCCCCCGCCTCCGGCGACCGTGGCATCTGGCCGACCGACCCCCAGGTGCCCTACGTCCCGCCGGGCGACGTCCCAGCACCCCCGCCAGCGTTCCAGGGGTCGCCGGAGTGGCGCGAGTTCCAGGAGTTCCAGCGCTTCAAGGAGTTCCAGCGCGGCGAACTCCCCCCGGCCAAGCGCCGCCCGCTCTGGCTGAAGGTGCTGCTGGGCAAGTGGGTCCGCCGCCTGGTGTTCCTGTTGATCCTGTTCATCGCGGCCGGATGGGCTTACCAGCACTACTTCGGCGACCCGAACGAAAACCTCCCGGCCGCCCAGACGGGCGGCGGCTCGACAAACCGCACACAGCTGTACTCGGATACACCGAAGGAAGCCGTGCGGATGCTCTACGACAACATCGCCCAAAACACCCCTATACAGGCCTGCAGCCGGTTCGAGTCCGAAGCGATTGGGCAGAAGTTCGCCAACGCCTTCAACGCCCCTGACTGCCTCACCGCAATGAAGCGGCTGAACGCCGAGGTGGGCACTGCCAACGACTACGCCGAGCCAACCTTCCCGCCCCCTATGAAACTGGTTCCTGATATCAACGGCATCGTTGTGATCAGCTCCTGCGAAATGATCGTCCGCGACGGGCCCCGGCTCGGGAAGCTGACGGTCAAGAAGATCCCCGACGCGCGGGGCGAGCAGTGGATCATCTCGGACTACGCAAAGGAGACGTGCCCCACCGTTCAGCCGACCGGATGACCTGTGATGGTGGATCGTCTCCGTAGCGGTGATCATCGCCCTCAACGCCATAGACAAGAACAAGAACAAGGCCGCATAACGCGAACGGCCCCGCCGAGGCGGGGCCGTTCGTGGTCTATGCGAGATCAGACCTGCACTTCATCCTCAAGGAGGTTGCGGGTGCGGGCCGGATCGACCGGGATGCCGGGGCCCATGGTGGTGCTGAAGGTGATCTTCTTCAGGAACCGGCCCTTGGCCGCGGACGGCTTCGCCCGCAGGATCTCGTCGAGCGCGGCGGCGTAGTTCTCCACCAGCTTGGCCTGGTCGAACGAGACCTTGCCGATGACGATGTGCAGGTTGGCCTGCTTGTCGACGCGGAAGTTGATCTTACCGCCCTTGATCTCGTTGACCGCCTTGGTGACCTCGGGGGTCACGGTGCCGGTCTTCGGGTTCGGCATCAGGCCACGCGGGCCAAGGATGCGGGCGATGCGGCCGACCTTGGCCATCTGGTCGGGCGTCGCGATCGCGGCGTCGAAGTCGAGCCAGCCGCCCTGGATGCGCTCGATCAGGTCCTCGGAGCCCACAGCGTCGGCACCGGCGGCCTCGGCCTCAGCGGCCTTGTCGCCGGTGGCGAAGACGATGACGCGGGCGGTCTTGCCGGTACCGTGCGGCAGGTTGACGGTGCCGCGGACCATCTGGTCGGCCTTACGCGGGTCGACGCCGAGGCGGATGGCGACCTCGACGGTCGCGTCCAGCTTCACCTTGGAGGTCTCCTTGGCGAGCTGAGCGGCCTGGAGCGGGGTGTAGAGCCGCTCCTTGTCCACCAGCTCGGCGGCCTGACGGTAGGCCTTGCTGCGCTTTGCCATTGCTGTTCCTCAATTTCGTAGCACGCCCTGGGCAGGAAATCCCGAGCGTCCGGATCAGTCGTGGTGCGGACCAGCGCCTGGTCCTCCCACACTTGCTGGGTCTTGCGAACTGCTTATTCGACCGTGATGCCCATCGACCGAGCAGTACCGGCGATGATCTTCGCGGCCTGGTCGATGTCGTTGGCGTTGAGGTCGGCCTGCTTGGTCTCGGCGATCTCGCGCACCTGGTCCCAGGTCACCTTGGCGACCTTGACCTTGTGCGGCTCAGCCGAACCCTTCTCCACACCGGCGGCCTTGAGCAGCATGCGCGCGGCGGGCGGGGTCTTGAGCTTGAAGTCGAACGAGCGGTCCTCATACACGGAGATCTCGACCGGCACCACGGTGCCACGCTGCGACTCGGTCGCGGCGTTGTAGGCCTTGCAGAACTCCATGATGTTGACGCCGTGCTGGCCCAGCGCGGGGCCGACCGGCGGGGCCGGGTTGGCCAGGCCCGCCTTGATCTGCAGCTTGATGATCGCTGCGAGCTTCTTCTTCTTCGGTGGCATGTCCGTACTTTCCTGTTATCGCGTTGTCCACCGGGCGCGAATGGCTGCGCCCCCGATGGCTGTCCGGCCCGAAGCGGACCGGTCAGATCTTGGAGACCTGGGTGAACGACAGCTCGACCGGGGTCTCCCGGCCGAAGATCGACACCAGGACCTTCAGCTTCTGCCCGTCGGCGTTGACCTCGCTGATCGTGGCGGGGAGCGTGGCGAACGGGCCGTCCATGACGGTGACCGACTCGCCGATCTCGAAGTCCACCTCGACCTGCGGGCCGCGCGACTGCGCGGTGGCCGAACCCTTCGCGGGCTTGGCCTCCTCGACCTGCGGAAGCAGGAACTTCAGCACCTCGTCGATGGTCAGCGGCGACGGCTTGGAGGTCGCGCCGACGAAGCCCGTCACACCGGGGGTGTTGCGCACCGCGGACCACGACGGGTCGTTGAGCTCCATGCGGACCAGGATGTAGCCGGGCAGCACCTTGCGCTGCACCTGCTTGCGCTGGCCGTTCTTGATCTCGGTGACCTCTTCGGTCGGCACCTCGACCTGGAAGATGTAGTCCTCCATGTCGAGGGTCTGGATCCGGGTCTCGAGGTTGGTCTTGACCTTGTTCTCGTAGCCCGCGTAGGAGTGCACGACGTACCAGTCGCCCGGGGCGCGGCGCAGCGCGTCGCGCATCTCGGCGACCGGGTCGGCCGGGGCCTCGTCGATGGGGGCGGCCTGCGCCGGAACCTCGGCGACGTCCGCTTCGTCTTCCGCGGCGTCGTCAGTGTCGGCGGAGTCGTCCGCGGCGTCGGCCTCGGTGGACTCGACCTGGCCGTCGGCCGACTCGAGGAGCTCCTCGTCGTCGGTGAGGCTGGTCGGCTCGCTACCGTCGGCGGCGCCGTTCTCGGAGGTCACAGTTGGTCTCGCTTCCTTTCATGAATCACGTGCTCCGGGTATTCGACCGGTGCGCCGCGTCGGGCGCAAATCAGCCGAACAGCCAGAACACGCCCTTGCCGAGGCCGAGGTCAAGGCCCGAGATGAGGGCGATCATGAAGGCCACGAACACCAGCACCACGGTGGTGTAGGCGATCATCTGCTTGCGCGTGGGCCAGATGACCTTGCGCAGCTCGGAGACGACCTCGCGGAGGAACCGGGCCATCCGGGCGAAGATCGAGCCCTTCGAGTCCTTGCGGTCCCGGCTGGGCGTCGGGCGGCCCTTCTTGTCGGCCGCGTCGGCGTCGGACTTGGCCACGGACTTGGCCTTGTCCACCTTGCCGTCGGCGTCCTGGCGGGCGGCCGGACGGGCCGTGCCGCGACGCTCACGCCGCGCAGCGGCGGTGACCGGACGAGAAGGGCGCTCCTGCCCCTCTTCCCGCTCCTTGTCCTCGGCCACGCCATCCTCCACTCGATGTGTACTACCCGGTCCGGTGCGGGGTCAGCCGCACTCGGACGCAAACGCAGGGGCGACAGGACTCGAACCTGCAACCTGCGGTTTTGGAGACCGCTGCTCTACCAATTGAGCTACACCCCTTCGCGAGGCCCGTATGGGCCGCGCTCAGGCGCCTCTGACCAACCCACTTTATAGCCAAGTGGAACCGGCCAGGGCGCTCAAGCACGGAAGCATACGGCACCCGGCCCGAGGCACCGCAACCGAGTACCCCGAGCCGGTCCCGCGTTCGATCAACTGGCGGTTACCCGCAGCGACGCGAGCGCGTCGGCCAGGCGGGTGATGCCCTCTTCGATCTGGTCGACCCGCACGCCCGAGTAGGCCATGCGCAGCGTCGACTCGCCGCCTTCGAGCAGGAAGTCGGTGCCCTTGACGAAGGTCACACCGCGCTCCTCGGCCGCGGGCAGCAGCTTGGCAACGTCCACGCCGTCGCCGAGGTCCACCCACATGAAGTAGCCGCCCTCAGGGGCGGTGAACTTCGCCTCCGGGATGTGCTTCTCCAGCGCCGCGCACAGCACCTGCACCCGCTCGGCCAGCGCCGCGTTGACCGTGGCGATGGAGCGCTCCATGCCGCCGCTGACGCAGAACTGGTGCACGATCGCCTGGGCGAGCATGTTCGGCGAGATGTAGGTGTTGGTGGCCCGGACGAAGACCCGCTTGATCAGCTCGGCCGAGCCGACCAGGTAGCCGACGCGGGTGCCCGGCGCCACGGTCTTGGAGAACGAGCTGGCGAACACGACGCGGCCGCGGCCCTCGTCGAGCTCCAGCATCGAGGGCAGCGTCTCGCCCGCGAAGCGGATCCGCACGTACGGGTCGTCCTCGAAGATGACGAAGTCGTACTGCTCGGCCAGCTCCAGCAGGCGCTTGCGCTTGGCCAGGCTCAGCGTGTAGCCTGCCGGGTTCTGGAAGTTGGGGATGATGTGCGCGAACGTCGGCCGCAGGCCGCCTTCGAGCAGCGCGGCGAGTTCCTCGGTGTCGATGCCGTCGAGGTCCAGCGAGACCGGCCGCACGTCGGCGTCGCGGCCGCGCAGGCCCAGCAGGGTGCGGTCGTACGTCGGCTTCTCGACGATGACCGGCTGACCGGCCACGACGAGCTCGTCGAACAGGAACGCGTCGGCCTGCATCGAGCCATTGGTGACCAGCACCTGCTCGACCGGCACGCCGTGCAGGTCGGCGAGGAACTTGCGCAGCGGGGGGTAGCCGACAGCGGTGCCGTAGCCGAGCGCGCCGCCGGGGTCGGTGGTGAGTGCGGCGTCCGCGGCGGCCTTGAGGCCGTCGACATCGATGATGTCGAGAGAAGGGGCGCCACGGGCGAAGGAGATGAGTTCGTTGGCCGTCACGCGTGAAATCTAGATGAACCGCGCGCGGGGAGCCTTTCGGGGGCTCCCCGCGCGTCGACGGCTCAGGCCTGGAACGGGGCCAGGGCGGCGATCGCGGAGGCGCGCTCGGCGTACTTCCACTTGGCGAGGTCGCCGACCGACTTGATGCCCAGCTCGGCGAGCAGTTCGTCGTGCTTGGCGGTCAGGCCTTCCAGCGCCGACGGGGGCGCGTCG from Alloactinosynnema sp. L-07 includes:
- the rplL gene encoding 50S ribosomal protein L7/L12, producing the protein MAKLSTDELLDAFKEMTLLELSAFVKQFEETFEVTAAAPVAVAVAGGAAAPAEAAEEQDEFDVVLESAGEKKIQVIKVVREVVSGLGLKEAKELVEAAPKAILEKVNKEAAEAAKEKLEAAGAKISVK
- the rplJ gene encoding 50S ribosomal protein L10 → MAKPEKVNAVAEIADKFRNSSAAVVTEYTGLTVSQLTTLRRALGTGTTYRVAKNTLVQRAAADAGVQGLESLFLGPTAIAFVEGEPVDAAKVLRDFAKDNKGLVIKGGYMDGRPLTVEEVAKIADLDSREVLLAKLAGAMKGNLSKAAGLFQAPASQIARLAAALQEKKAAEGSAPAAEAPAEDAVAAES
- the rplA gene encoding 50S ribosomal protein L1, which gives rise to MAKRSKAYRQAAELVDKERLYTPLQAAQLAKETSKVKLDATVEVAIRLGVDPRKADQMVRGTVNLPHGTGKTARVIVFATGDKAAEAEAAGADAVGSEDLIERIQGGWLDFDAAIATPDQMAKVGRIARILGPRGLMPNPKTGTVTPEVTKAVNEIKGGKINFRVDKQANLHIVIGKVSFDQAKLVENYAAALDEILRAKPSAAKGRFLKKITFSTTMGPGIPVDPARTRNLLEDEVQV
- the rplK gene encoding 50S ribosomal protein L11, which codes for MPPKKKKLAAIIKLQIKAGLANPAPPVGPALGQHGVNIMEFCKAYNAATESQRGTVVPVEISVYEDRSFDFKLKTPPAARMLLKAAGVEKGSAEPHKVKVAKVTWDQVREIAETKQADLNANDIDQAAKIIAGTARSMGITVE
- the nusG gene encoding transcription termination/antitermination protein NusG encodes the protein MTSENGAADGSEPTSLTDDEELLESADGQVESTEADAADDSADTDDAAEDEADVAEVPAQAAPIDEAPADPVAEMRDALRRAPGDWYVVHSYAGYENKVKTNLETRIQTLDMEDYIFQVEVPTEEVTEIKNGQRKQVQRKVLPGYILVRMELNDPSWSAVRNTPGVTGFVGATSKPSPLTIDEVLKFLLPQVEEAKPAKGSATAQSRGPQVEVDFEIGESVTVMDGPFATLPATISEVNADGQKLKVLVSIFGRETPVELSFTQVSKI
- the secE gene encoding preprotein translocase subunit SecE, which gives rise to MAEDKEREEGQERPSRPVTAAARRERRGTARPAARQDADGKVDKAKSVAKSDADAADKKGRPTPSRDRKDSKGSIFARMARFLREVVSELRKVIWPTRKQMIAYTTVVLVFVAFMIALISGLDLGLGKGVFWLFG
- a CDS encoding PLP-dependent aminotransferase family protein, with the translated sequence MTANELISFARGAPSLDIIDVDGLKAAADAALTTDPGGALGYGTAVGYPPLRKFLADLHGVPVEQVLVTNGSMQADAFLFDELVVAGQPVIVEKPTYDRTLLGLRGRDADVRPVSLDLDGIDTEELAALLEGGLRPTFAHIIPNFQNPAGYTLSLAKRKRLLELAEQYDFVIFEDDPYVRIRFAGETLPSMLELDEGRGRVVFASSFSKTVAPGTRVGYLVGSAELIKRVFVRATNTYISPNMLAQAIVHQFCVSGGMERSIATVNAALAERVQVLCAALEKHIPEAKFTAPEGGYFMWVDLGDGVDVAKLLPAAEERGVTFVKGTDFLLEGGESTLRMAYSGVRVDQIEEGITRLADALASLRVTAS